Proteins encoded in a region of the Synechococcus sp. BIOS-U3-1 genome:
- the psbO gene encoding photosystem II manganese-stabilizing polypeptide: MRIRPLLALVLAFCLTFVTACSGDAQAVDRSNITYDDIRNTGKANDCPTLPESARGTIPLTPGTDYQLRAICMHPSQVFVKGEPANKRQEAQFVEGKILTRYTSSLDQVYGDLVVSENSLSFKEKGGIDFQPITVLVPGGEEFPFTFSSKNLQAQAEGAAITTSTDFEGEYRTPSYRTSNFIDPKGRALTTGVDYPQGLIGLGGDYQKLDKENKKRYIDGQGVMSLSITKVDPETGEFAGVFSAIQPSDSDMGGREVVDVKITGELFGQLEEV, translated from the coding sequence ATGCGCATCCGTCCTCTGCTGGCCCTTGTGCTGGCTTTCTGTCTGACCTTCGTCACTGCCTGCAGCGGAGATGCTCAGGCTGTTGATCGCTCGAACATCACGTACGACGACATCCGTAACACTGGCAAGGCGAATGATTGCCCCACGCTTCCTGAGTCCGCCCGCGGCACGATTCCACTCACACCTGGGACCGATTACCAGCTGCGTGCCATCTGCATGCATCCCAGCCAGGTCTTCGTGAAGGGTGAGCCCGCTAACAAGCGCCAGGAAGCTCAGTTCGTCGAAGGCAAGATCCTTACCCGTTACACCTCCAGCCTCGATCAGGTCTATGGAGACCTCGTCGTGAGTGAGAACAGCCTCTCCTTCAAAGAGAAAGGCGGCATTGACTTCCAGCCCATCACCGTGTTGGTTCCCGGTGGTGAGGAGTTTCCTTTCACGTTCTCCAGTAAGAATCTCCAGGCTCAGGCTGAGGGTGCTGCCATCACCACCAGTACTGACTTCGAGGGTGAGTACCGCACACCCAGCTACCGCACTAGCAACTTCATTGATCCAAAAGGTCGTGCTCTCACCACTGGGGTGGACTACCCCCAGGGCCTGATCGGTCTCGGTGGTGACTACCAGAAGCTCGATAAGGAAAACAAGAAGCGCTACATCGATGGTCAGGGTGTGATGAGTCTGTCCATCACCAAAGTTGATCCCGAAACCGGCGAATTCGCTGGCGTGTTCTCCGCGATTCAGCCCTCCGACTCAGATATGGGTGGTCGTGAAGTTGTTGACGTGAAAATCACTGGAGAGCTCTTCGGCCAGCTTGAGGAAGTCTGA